The following coding sequences lie in one Carassius carassius chromosome 1, fCarCar2.1, whole genome shotgun sequence genomic window:
- the mrc2 gene encoding C-type mannose receptor 2 isoform X1, which produces MHQRGGGHREGCWSRAWINVCRCILYLFLLLSLERSTVHSAHTDGSDTFAFFHEGAQGCLGVRDHMLYLTSSCKGDTQLWKWVTRGRLFNIGSSLCLGITTGNMSTSGDKSPLGVFRCDYEPPRVRWTWSCSKFLEILENYFPSPKLLPNTGNVSAAGSPPARSHSQKSLWRVYDNQDLCAKSYREIYTIQGNSHGSPCYFPFLYDGQWFHSCTSVGREDGFHWCATTHDYGKDQRWGFCPVKSTNCETFWDINPLMDNCYQFNFQATLSWSEARTSCQQQGADLLSITKVEEQIFINGLLTGYSSTLWMGLNDLDLNGGWQWADSAPLKYLNWETEMPSYDEEENCGVISTDTQGRWHNRDCSVALPYICKKRPNATLDPFTTDSWADDGRYQCDVGWQNFQAGCYRLTSDNLDWSSAHKMCQKMEADLVSIHTLPELEFITKHMKKDIEELWIGLHDTAMQMNFEWTDRTPVIFTYWHPFEPNNFRNVNEDCVTFWGPEGRWNDSPCNYSLPSICKKPAQKSDDRIEDHGCKRGWRWHSPSCFKVGEESLTFNDAKGMCASNNATLVIINNRFEQAFVSSLVFGRSADQFWLGLYKENSTGTFRWITGEELTYTNWNRDQPAQIKGGCVVMVAGQAMGLWEVKDCASVRSKYICKQNQDSLIPSPPVPQPTPSLTGSCPSGWKSTNKFRYCYKVFHAGALEKRLTWIQAHKFCQKHGAQLASFSTPEEETFVFQILHEAFGEAEDHEQHWLWIGISRRNSDSWTWSDGSAVSYQNFGRGNYGSAECGAANMADTNWLVSHCESELDWICKIPKGKVEEEPESHEDTDFEWVDFEEAQYKMFEHRSTWDQAQRICSWIEASLVSMHSPKENQFLVSTLRKMSRKENDLWWIGLHSLKNDGRLRWSDHSVLNYVSWGLGQPRPISKESKCVHISASKGDWSDQKCHVDLPYVCKRVNVTGTIPPTPPHPLIPAGCPQGWSPFLHKCYKVFGEELSSRSTWESASKTCLTQRATLVTVPNHRVQAFLVTLLPNSSFHVWVGLNSESQAQFKWFEPGFLSYTNWAPGEPVDNRQMKSPGNCIVLLHGSPPRMMGMWASRRCDAEKHGFICMKEKDPALPPAVDPLPPIIDGMLEFAGVQYRVLQKPLDWYTAVQMCESVNGSLAAVRDPQQHAYLILLLSSLHKPAWIGLHNDGGRSYTWLGEEELTFSDWRDGEPNQMYGCGHMTVEGQWTVAACNTKLNAAICEMNTERRIDHRWMYPGFCPHPVGNWSWVPFRNQCYSFILHELQFKHEAIRMCNKVGAKLLTILDENENSFVWEHMQSFQQQAHGAWLGMIFNTKEGSLEWSDSQVVDYSNWEQQDANLSMLSANSCFWVQSNTGLWRPGSCKNRTHGVICKRPRVGATAEPVVHSKVDHLHVLIQVLVAALVLIALVVGGIYLYRRRSFGSMGAYESARYSRTNSAPSEEAEKNILVSDMELNEQGE; this is translated from the exons ATGCATCAGCGCGGTGGCGGGCACCGGGAGGGCTGCTGGAGTCGCGCGTGGATAAATGTTTGCagatgcattttatatttatttctgctATTAAGTCTGGAGCGGAGCACCGTGCACTCAG CACATACAGATGGATCGGACACTTTTGCCTTTTTCCACGAGGGAGCGCAGGGCTGCCTGGGGGTACGAGATCACATGCTCTACCTCACTTCTTCCTGCAAGGGTGACACCCAGCTGTGGAAATGGGTGACCAGGGGGCGGCTCTTCAATATTGGCTCCTCCCTCTGCCTGGGCATCACCACGGGCAACATGAGCACATCTGGCGACAAGTCACCACTGGGCGTGTTTCGCTGTGACTACGAGCCTCCGCGAGTGCGCTGGACCTGGAGCTGCAGCAAGTTCTTGGAGATACTTGAAAATTACTTTCCCTCCCCTAAATTACTTCCCAACACTGGCAATGTCTCGGCCGCCGGCTCCCCACCTGCAAGATCCCACTCCCAAAAGTCTCTGTGGCGAGTCTATGACAATCAAGACCTTTGCGCCAAGTCATACCGAG AAATCTACACCATCCAAGGAAACTCTCACGGCAGCCCATGCTACTTCCCCTTCCTGTACGATGGCCAGTGGTTTCACAGTTGCACCAGTGTGGGCAGGGAGGATGGCTTTCACTGGTGTGCCACTACTCATGATTACGGAAAGGACCAGCGCTGGGGCTTCTGCCCAGTGAAGA GTACCAACTGTGAGACGTTTTGGGACATAAACCCTTTGATGGATAACTGTTACCAGTTTAACTTTCAGGCCACGCTGTCCTGGAGTGAAGCACGGACCAGCTGCCAACAGCAGGGAGCGGACCTGCTCAGCATCACTAAAGTAGAGGAACAAATCTTTATCAACG ggTTGCTAACTGGGTACAGCTCCACCCTGTGGATGGGCCTGAATGATTTAGATCTCAATGGAGGCTGGCAGTGGGCTGACTCCGCCCCTCTCAAATATCTAAACTGGGAAACAG AAATGCCAAGCTATGACGAGGAGGAAAACTGTGGAGTGATCAGTACCGATACTCAAGGTCGCTGGCACAACCGGGACTGTTCAGTGGCTCTGCCTTACATTTGCAAGAAACGACCCAATGCCACACTTGACCCCTTCACCACAG ACTCCTGGGCAGATGATGGCCGGTACCAGTGTGATGTAGGCTGGCAAAACTTCCAGGCGGGCTGCTATAGGCTGACCTCAGACAACCTGGACTGGAGCTCCGCCCACAAAATGTGTCAAAAGATGGAGGCTGACCTCGTTAGCATCCACACCCTCCCAGAGCTTGAATTCATCACTAAGCATATGAAGAAAG ATATAGAGGAGTTATGGATTGGTCTACATGATACAGCTATGCAGATGAACTTTGAATGGACCGATCGCACTCCAGTCATCTTCACTTACTGGCACCCATTTGAACCCAACAATTTTCGAAATGTAAATGAGGATTGTGTTACCTTCTGGGGGcct gaggGCCGCTGGAACGATAGCCCATGTAATTACTCGCTGCCCTCGATCTGTAAGAAACCAGCACAGAAGTCTGATGACCGGATAGAGGACCACGGCTGCAAACGG GGTTGGAGATGGCACAGTCCTTCCTGCTTCAAGGTTGGAGAAGAATCTCTGACCTTTAATGATGCGAAAGGAATGTGCGCTAGCAACAATGCCACACTCGTCATTATTAATAACAG GTTCGAGCAGGCCTTTGTGAGCAGCCTGGTGTTTGGCCGATCTGCCGATCAGTTCTGGCTCGGCTTGTATAAGGAGAACAGCACCGGCACGTTCCGCTGGATAACGGGAGAGGAGCTCACATACACCAACTGGAACAGAGACCAGCCAG CACAGATTAAGGGGGGTTGTGTGGTGATGGTGGCGGGGCAGGCCATGGGTCTGTGGGAGGTCAAGGACTGTGCCAGTGTCCGCTCCAAATACATATGCAAACAGAATCAGGACTCTCTCATCCCCAGCCCCCCTGTTCCTCAGCCCACACCCTCCCTAACCGGATCATGCCCATCGGGATGGAAAAGCACCAATAAGTTCCGCTACTGCTACAAG GTTTTTCATGCAGGCGCACTGGAGAAGAGACTCACTTGGATTCAGGCTCACAAGTTCTGCCAGAAACATGGAGCTCAGCTCGCCAGCTTCAGCACGCCAGAGGAAGAGACCTTCGTCTTCCAGATCCTCCATGAGGCCTTCGG GGAGGCGGAGGATCATGAGCAGCACTGGCTGTGGATCGGAATTTCCCGCAGGAATAGTGACAGTTGGACATGGAGTGACGGATCAGCT GTGTCCTATCAAAACTTTGGCAGGGGGAATTATGGGTCTGCTGAGTGTGGAGCGGCTAACATGGCTGACACCAACTGGCTGGTATCACACTGCGAGTCTGAGCTGGACTGGATCTGCAAAATACCGAAAGGGAAGGTAGAAGAGGAACCTGAGAGCCATGAAG ACACCGATTTCGAGTGGGTCGATTTTGAGGAGGCCCAGTATAAAATGTTTGAACATCGCTCCACGTGGGACCAGGCTCAGAGGATCTGCTCCTGGATCGAAGCCTCCCTGGTCTCCATGCACTCTCCTAAGGAGAATCAGTTTTTGGTTAGCACTTTACGCAAG ATGTCCCGCAAAGAAAATGACCTGTGGTGGATTGGCTTGCACAGTCTTAAGAACGATGGGAGATTAAGGTGGTCTGATCATTCGGTGCTCAATTATGTGTCCTGGGGACTAGGACAGCCTCGCCCAATCAGCAAAGAGTCCAAATGTGTCCACATCTCTGCCTCAAAAG GTGACTGGTCAGACCAGAAGTGTCACGTCGATCTGCCATATGTGTGTAAGAGGGTGAATGTGACGGGTACCATCCCTCCCACACCCCCTCATCCTCTCATACCTGCCGGCTGTCCTCAGGGCTGGAGTCCTTTTCTACACAAG TGTTATAAGGTGTTTGGAGAAGAGCTGTCGAGTCGTAGCACTTGGGAATCTGCCTCCAAGACGTGTCTGACACAAAGAGCCACACTAGTGACAGTGCCAAACCACAGAGTGCAGG CGTTCCTTGTGACTCTGCTGCCCAACAGTAGTTTCCATGTGTGGGTGGGGCTTAATTCAGAATCACAGGCTCAGTTCAAGTGGTTTGAACCTGGGTTCCTTAGCTATACTAACTGGGCTCCTGGAGAACCAGTGGACAACAGACAAATGAAAAGCccg GGTAACTGCATAGTGCTTCTTCATGGTAGTCCTCCCCGGATGATGGGCATGTGGGCGTCTCGCAGGTGTGATGCAGAGAAACACGGCTTCATCTGTATGAAAGAGAAAG ACCCTGCCTTGCCCCCTGCCGTGGACCCTCTTCCCCCAATAATAGATGGCATGTTAGAATTTGCTGGCGTGCAGTACCGGGTCTTGCAGAAGCCTCTGGACTGGTACACAGCTGTGCAGATGTGTGAATCCGTCAACGGATCGCTGGCAGCGGTGAGGGATCCTCAGCAGCACGCCtacctcatcctcctcctcagctCGCTCCACAAACCCGCCTGGATCGGGCTACACAACGATGGG GGTCGGAGCTACACGTGGTTGGGAGAAGAGGAGCTCACCTTCAGTGACTGGCGGGATGGAGAGCCTAATCAAATGTATGGATGTGGTCACATGACCGTTGAAGGCCAGTGGACTGTGGCTGCTTGTAATACAAAATTAAATGCTGCCATCTGTGAAATGAACACCG AGAGAAGGATAGACCACAGGTGGATGTATCCAGGGTTTTGTCCACATCCTGTAGGTAACTGGTCCTGGGTTCCTTTCAGAAATCAATGCTACTCGTTCATCCTCCATGAGCTACAGTTTAAACATGAGGCCATACGCATGTGTAACAAAG TGGGAGCGAAGCTATTGACAATATTAGATGAAAACGAGAACAGTTTTGTATGGGAGCATATGCAGAGTTTTCAACAACAGGCCCACGGCGCTTGGCTTGGAATGATCTTTAACACCAAAG AAGGCAGTCTGGAGTGGTCAGACAGTCAAGTAGTGGACTACAGTAACTGGGAGCAGCAGGACGCTAATCTGAGCATGCTGTCCGCCAACAGCTGCTTCTGGGTCCAGAGCAACACGGGCCTCTGGAGGCCGGGGTCCTGCAAAAACCGCACACATGGAGTCATCTGTAAACGACCACGGG TAGGAGCCACAGCAGAGCCTGTAGTTCATT CCAAGGTCGACCATCTTCATGTATTGATTCAGGTTCTGGTTGCAGCCCTCGTTCTGATTGCTCTGGTGGTGGGAGGGATTTATCTGTACCGTAGGCGGAGCTTCGGCTCCATGGGTGCCTATGAGAGCGCTCGGTACAGCCGCACTAACTCCGCCCCCTCCGAAGAAGCTGAAAAAAACATTCTCGTTTCAGACATGGAGTTAAACGAACAAGGCGAATAA
- the mrc2 gene encoding C-type mannose receptor 2 isoform X3, translated as MHQRGGGHREGCWSRAWINVCRCILYLFLLLSLERSTVHSAHTDGSDTFAFFHEGAQGCLGVRDHMLYLTSSCKGDTQLWKWVTRGRLFNIGSSLCLGITTGNMSTSGDKSPLGVFRCDYEPPRVRWTWSCSKFLEILENYFPSPKLLPNTGNVSAAGSPPARSHSQKSLWRVYDNQDLCAKSYREIYTIQGNSHGSPCYFPFLYDGQWFHSCTSVGREDGFHWCATTHDYGKDQRWGFCPVKSTNCETFWDINPLMDNCYQFNFQATLSWSEARTSCQQQGADLLSITKVEEQIFINGLLTGYSSTLWMGLNDLDLNGGWQWADSAPLKYLNWETEMPSYDEEENCGVISTDTQGRWHNRDCSVALPYICKKRPNATLDPFTTDSWADDGRYQCDVGWQNFQAGCYRLTSDNLDWSSAHKMCQKMEADLVSIHTLPELEFITKHMKKDIEELWIGLHDTAMQMNFEWTDRTPVIFTYWHPFEPNNFRNVNEDCVTFWGPEGRWNDSPCNYSLPSICKKPAQKSDDRIEDHGCKRGWRWHSPSCFKVGEESLTFNDAKGMCASNNATLVIINNRFEQAFVSSLVFGRSADQFWLGLYKENSTGTFRWITGEELTYTNWNRDQPAQIKGGCVVMVAGQAMGLWEVKDCASVRSKYICKQNQDSLIPSPPVPQPTPSLTGSCPSGWKSTNKFRYCYKVFHAGALEKRLTWIQAHKFCQKHGAQLASFSTPEEETFVFQILHEAFGEAEDHEQHWLWIGISRRNSDSWTWSDGSAVSYQNFGRGNYGSAECGAANMADTNWLVSHCESELDWICKIPKGKVEEEPESHEDTDFEWVDFEEAQYKMFEHRSTWDQAQRICSWIEASLVSMHSPKENQFLVSTLRKMSRKENDLWWIGLHSLKNDGRLRWSDHSVLNYVSWGLGQPRPISKESKCVHISASKGDWSDQKCHVDLPYVCKRVNVTGTIPPTPPHPLIPAGCPQGWSPFLHKCYKVFGEELSSRSTWESASKTCLTQRATLVTVPNHRVQAFLVTLLPNSSFHVWVGLNSESQAQFKWFEPGFLSYTNWAPGEPVDNRQMKSPGNCIVLLHGSPPRMMGMWASRRCDAEKHGFICMKEKDPALPPAVDPLPPIIDGMLEFAGVQYRVLQKPLDWYTAVQMCESVNGSLAAVRDPQQHAYLILLLSSLHKPAWIGLHNDGGRSYTWLGEEELTFSDWRDGEPNQMYGCGHMTVEGQWTVAACNTKLNAAICEMNTERRIDHRWMYPGFCPHPVGNWSWVPFRNQCYSFILHELQFKHEAIRMCNKVGAKLLTILDENENSFVWEHMQSFQQQAHGAWLGMIFNTKGSLEWSDSQVVDYSNWEQQDANLSMLSANSCFWVQSNTGLWRPGSCKNRTHGVICKRPRVGATAEPVVHSKVDHLHVLIQVLVAALVLIALVVGGIYLYRRRSFGSMGAYESARYSRTNSAPSEEAEKNILVSDMELNEQGE; from the exons ATGCATCAGCGCGGTGGCGGGCACCGGGAGGGCTGCTGGAGTCGCGCGTGGATAAATGTTTGCagatgcattttatatttatttctgctATTAAGTCTGGAGCGGAGCACCGTGCACTCAG CACATACAGATGGATCGGACACTTTTGCCTTTTTCCACGAGGGAGCGCAGGGCTGCCTGGGGGTACGAGATCACATGCTCTACCTCACTTCTTCCTGCAAGGGTGACACCCAGCTGTGGAAATGGGTGACCAGGGGGCGGCTCTTCAATATTGGCTCCTCCCTCTGCCTGGGCATCACCACGGGCAACATGAGCACATCTGGCGACAAGTCACCACTGGGCGTGTTTCGCTGTGACTACGAGCCTCCGCGAGTGCGCTGGACCTGGAGCTGCAGCAAGTTCTTGGAGATACTTGAAAATTACTTTCCCTCCCCTAAATTACTTCCCAACACTGGCAATGTCTCGGCCGCCGGCTCCCCACCTGCAAGATCCCACTCCCAAAAGTCTCTGTGGCGAGTCTATGACAATCAAGACCTTTGCGCCAAGTCATACCGAG AAATCTACACCATCCAAGGAAACTCTCACGGCAGCCCATGCTACTTCCCCTTCCTGTACGATGGCCAGTGGTTTCACAGTTGCACCAGTGTGGGCAGGGAGGATGGCTTTCACTGGTGTGCCACTACTCATGATTACGGAAAGGACCAGCGCTGGGGCTTCTGCCCAGTGAAGA GTACCAACTGTGAGACGTTTTGGGACATAAACCCTTTGATGGATAACTGTTACCAGTTTAACTTTCAGGCCACGCTGTCCTGGAGTGAAGCACGGACCAGCTGCCAACAGCAGGGAGCGGACCTGCTCAGCATCACTAAAGTAGAGGAACAAATCTTTATCAACG ggTTGCTAACTGGGTACAGCTCCACCCTGTGGATGGGCCTGAATGATTTAGATCTCAATGGAGGCTGGCAGTGGGCTGACTCCGCCCCTCTCAAATATCTAAACTGGGAAACAG AAATGCCAAGCTATGACGAGGAGGAAAACTGTGGAGTGATCAGTACCGATACTCAAGGTCGCTGGCACAACCGGGACTGTTCAGTGGCTCTGCCTTACATTTGCAAGAAACGACCCAATGCCACACTTGACCCCTTCACCACAG ACTCCTGGGCAGATGATGGCCGGTACCAGTGTGATGTAGGCTGGCAAAACTTCCAGGCGGGCTGCTATAGGCTGACCTCAGACAACCTGGACTGGAGCTCCGCCCACAAAATGTGTCAAAAGATGGAGGCTGACCTCGTTAGCATCCACACCCTCCCAGAGCTTGAATTCATCACTAAGCATATGAAGAAAG ATATAGAGGAGTTATGGATTGGTCTACATGATACAGCTATGCAGATGAACTTTGAATGGACCGATCGCACTCCAGTCATCTTCACTTACTGGCACCCATTTGAACCCAACAATTTTCGAAATGTAAATGAGGATTGTGTTACCTTCTGGGGGcct gaggGCCGCTGGAACGATAGCCCATGTAATTACTCGCTGCCCTCGATCTGTAAGAAACCAGCACAGAAGTCTGATGACCGGATAGAGGACCACGGCTGCAAACGG GGTTGGAGATGGCACAGTCCTTCCTGCTTCAAGGTTGGAGAAGAATCTCTGACCTTTAATGATGCGAAAGGAATGTGCGCTAGCAACAATGCCACACTCGTCATTATTAATAACAG GTTCGAGCAGGCCTTTGTGAGCAGCCTGGTGTTTGGCCGATCTGCCGATCAGTTCTGGCTCGGCTTGTATAAGGAGAACAGCACCGGCACGTTCCGCTGGATAACGGGAGAGGAGCTCACATACACCAACTGGAACAGAGACCAGCCAG CACAGATTAAGGGGGGTTGTGTGGTGATGGTGGCGGGGCAGGCCATGGGTCTGTGGGAGGTCAAGGACTGTGCCAGTGTCCGCTCCAAATACATATGCAAACAGAATCAGGACTCTCTCATCCCCAGCCCCCCTGTTCCTCAGCCCACACCCTCCCTAACCGGATCATGCCCATCGGGATGGAAAAGCACCAATAAGTTCCGCTACTGCTACAAG GTTTTTCATGCAGGCGCACTGGAGAAGAGACTCACTTGGATTCAGGCTCACAAGTTCTGCCAGAAACATGGAGCTCAGCTCGCCAGCTTCAGCACGCCAGAGGAAGAGACCTTCGTCTTCCAGATCCTCCATGAGGCCTTCGG GGAGGCGGAGGATCATGAGCAGCACTGGCTGTGGATCGGAATTTCCCGCAGGAATAGTGACAGTTGGACATGGAGTGACGGATCAGCT GTGTCCTATCAAAACTTTGGCAGGGGGAATTATGGGTCTGCTGAGTGTGGAGCGGCTAACATGGCTGACACCAACTGGCTGGTATCACACTGCGAGTCTGAGCTGGACTGGATCTGCAAAATACCGAAAGGGAAGGTAGAAGAGGAACCTGAGAGCCATGAAG ACACCGATTTCGAGTGGGTCGATTTTGAGGAGGCCCAGTATAAAATGTTTGAACATCGCTCCACGTGGGACCAGGCTCAGAGGATCTGCTCCTGGATCGAAGCCTCCCTGGTCTCCATGCACTCTCCTAAGGAGAATCAGTTTTTGGTTAGCACTTTACGCAAG ATGTCCCGCAAAGAAAATGACCTGTGGTGGATTGGCTTGCACAGTCTTAAGAACGATGGGAGATTAAGGTGGTCTGATCATTCGGTGCTCAATTATGTGTCCTGGGGACTAGGACAGCCTCGCCCAATCAGCAAAGAGTCCAAATGTGTCCACATCTCTGCCTCAAAAG GTGACTGGTCAGACCAGAAGTGTCACGTCGATCTGCCATATGTGTGTAAGAGGGTGAATGTGACGGGTACCATCCCTCCCACACCCCCTCATCCTCTCATACCTGCCGGCTGTCCTCAGGGCTGGAGTCCTTTTCTACACAAG TGTTATAAGGTGTTTGGAGAAGAGCTGTCGAGTCGTAGCACTTGGGAATCTGCCTCCAAGACGTGTCTGACACAAAGAGCCACACTAGTGACAGTGCCAAACCACAGAGTGCAGG CGTTCCTTGTGACTCTGCTGCCCAACAGTAGTTTCCATGTGTGGGTGGGGCTTAATTCAGAATCACAGGCTCAGTTCAAGTGGTTTGAACCTGGGTTCCTTAGCTATACTAACTGGGCTCCTGGAGAACCAGTGGACAACAGACAAATGAAAAGCccg GGTAACTGCATAGTGCTTCTTCATGGTAGTCCTCCCCGGATGATGGGCATGTGGGCGTCTCGCAGGTGTGATGCAGAGAAACACGGCTTCATCTGTATGAAAGAGAAAG ACCCTGCCTTGCCCCCTGCCGTGGACCCTCTTCCCCCAATAATAGATGGCATGTTAGAATTTGCTGGCGTGCAGTACCGGGTCTTGCAGAAGCCTCTGGACTGGTACACAGCTGTGCAGATGTGTGAATCCGTCAACGGATCGCTGGCAGCGGTGAGGGATCCTCAGCAGCACGCCtacctcatcctcctcctcagctCGCTCCACAAACCCGCCTGGATCGGGCTACACAACGATGGG GGTCGGAGCTACACGTGGTTGGGAGAAGAGGAGCTCACCTTCAGTGACTGGCGGGATGGAGAGCCTAATCAAATGTATGGATGTGGTCACATGACCGTTGAAGGCCAGTGGACTGTGGCTGCTTGTAATACAAAATTAAATGCTGCCATCTGTGAAATGAACACCG AGAGAAGGATAGACCACAGGTGGATGTATCCAGGGTTTTGTCCACATCCTGTAGGTAACTGGTCCTGGGTTCCTTTCAGAAATCAATGCTACTCGTTCATCCTCCATGAGCTACAGTTTAAACATGAGGCCATACGCATGTGTAACAAAG TGGGAGCGAAGCTATTGACAATATTAGATGAAAACGAGAACAGTTTTGTATGGGAGCATATGCAGAGTTTTCAACAACAGGCCCACGGCGCTTGGCTTGGAATGATCTTTAACACCAAAG GCAGTCTGGAGTGGTCAGACAGTCAAGTAGTGGACTACAGTAACTGGGAGCAGCAGGACGCTAATCTGAGCATGCTGTCCGCCAACAGCTGCTTCTGGGTCCAGAGCAACACGGGCCTCTGGAGGCCGGGGTCCTGCAAAAACCGCACACATGGAGTCATCTGTAAACGACCACGGG TAGGAGCCACAGCAGAGCCTGTAGTTCATT CCAAGGTCGACCATCTTCATGTATTGATTCAGGTTCTGGTTGCAGCCCTCGTTCTGATTGCTCTGGTGGTGGGAGGGATTTATCTGTACCGTAGGCGGAGCTTCGGCTCCATGGGTGCCTATGAGAGCGCTCGGTACAGCCGCACTAACTCCGCCCCCTCCGAAGAAGCTGAAAAAAACATTCTCGTTTCAGACATGGAGTTAAACGAACAAGGCGAATAA